A window from Solanum stenotomum isolate F172 chromosome 7, ASM1918654v1, whole genome shotgun sequence encodes these proteins:
- the LOC125869967 gene encoding uncharacterized protein LOC125869967, translating into MAATATSQPPPEVGQITYAPGCSYVEKLKPKATHVQSIPLKPVAYLHGEPQVIWEQDEENQMIVNENLEYAVIGKFSYGWLDIQNLRKLIPKQCELKRACNIELLSNRHVLIRATLLEDYDHLLSKPTFYITQNNWSYPMRTLKWDPMFNSEEETTTAIAWISFPSLPPNFFCKEAVFSLAAAVGKPLQVDMATKNQTKPSCARVKVEVDLLREFPKRIKIGMRMQNNDVAEKWIKINYDYVPKYCQTSMIQGHDEEQCYVVHPELHPYKEKSGNDRGKQIEERPSKGDNKGTKLMGRE; encoded by the coding sequence ATGGCCGCCACGGCCACAAGTCAACCTCCTCCTGAGGTTGGCCAAATTACGTATGCACCTGGATGTTCATATGTTGAGAAGTTGAAACCAAAAGCAACCCACGTTCAATCCATTCCACTAAAACCAGTCGCCTATCTGCATGGAGAACCACAAGTAATATGGGAGCAGGATGAGGAGAATCAGATGATTGTTAATGAAAATCTTGAATATGCAGTAATTGGCAAGTTTTCCTATGGTTGGCTTGATATacaaaatttgagaaaactCATCCCTAAACAATGCGAGTTAAAAAGAGCTTGTAATATCGAATTGTTAAGCAATCGACATGTTTTGATTAGGGCTACTCTGTTAGAAGATTATGATCACTTGTTATCGAAGCCGACTTTTTACATTACCCAAAACAATTGGTCCTATCCTATGAGAACGTTAAAGTGGGATCCCATGTTTAATTCGGAGGAAGAAACAACAACGGCGATAGCTTGGATTTCATTCCCTTCTCTCCCaccaaattttttttgcaaGGAGGCAGTTTTTTCACTAGCAGCAGCAGTAGGGAAGCCCTTACAAGTAGATATGGCAACGAAGAATCAAACAAAGCCAAGTTGTGCACGAGTAAAAGTGGAGGTCGATCTGCTAAGGGAGTTCCCTAAACGAATTAAAATTGGAATGCGGATGCAGAATAATGATGTTGCAGAGAAGTGGATCAAAATCAATTATGATTACGTCCCAAAGTACTGTCAAACGAGTATGATTCAGGGGCACGATGAAGAACAATGCTACGTTGTACACCCAGAACTACATCCATACAAGGAGAAATCAGGCAATGATAGGGGAAAACAGATTGAAGAAAGGCCTAGTAAAGGGGACAACAAAGGGACGAAGTTAATGGGGAGAGAATAA